Proteins encoded in a region of the Zea mays cultivar B73 chromosome 2, Zm-B73-REFERENCE-NAM-5.0, whole genome shotgun sequence genome:
- the LOC100281333 gene encoding transferase — protein sequence MQATHGSRLINSNPAQFLLRQAVKHRPSEPMATPVVSVTDVSYVAAPASALPPEPVIKLNAMEAQWVVVPLLQHLLLFEGDDLPPFDAVLRSLRSSLAATLATHAPLAGKLHYLADTGDVAICRSTGGRGVRFVAAECDADVRRLAGDEDHDVLTFERLVPELDMTLLPAPVLAVQATRLAGGGVALGVSVHHGVADGRALWRFVEAWAAACRGDTPPAPPVFDRSRVRMPGGEELARSILRKYAPDLPRASMPAIMQEDRLRFTRRTFTLDAQHMEQLKQRIVRLGEAHSAQLSRSPSSFVAVVALAWTCFVRGRGFAADEDVFLFFFADARDRLDPPAGADYFGACLSGCLARLPARELHGEGALAAAASAVQRAVQEMVEDPLGCWPGWEFFRMAGDPTVRPERLMNVSGSPGFRAYEVADFGWGRPRRTEPIRMNHDGQLALVRGRDGDGVQASVSMLRRKHVDAFKSEFLKLLG from the exons ATGCAAGCTACACACGGTTCTAGATTGATAAATTCTAATCCGGCACAGTTCTTGCTCAGGCAAGCAGTCAAGCATCGCCCATCGGAACCCATGGCAACTCCTGTTGTGTCTGTCACCGACGTCAGCTATGTCGCTGCGCCGGCTAGCGCGCTGCCACCCGAACCTGTCATCAAGCTCAACGCCATGGAGGCGCAGTGGGTCGTGGTTCCGCTGCTGCAGCACCTCCTGCTCTTCGAGGGCGACGATCTGCCGCCCTTCGACGCCGTCCTCCGGTCCCTCAGATCCTCCCTCGCGGCGACCCTAGCCACCCACGCCCCGCTCGCCGGCAAGCTCCACTACCTCGCGGACACCGGCGACGTCGCCATCTGCCGCTCCACCGGCGGCCGCGGCGTCAGGTTCGTCGCCGCGGAGTGCGACGCCGACGTCCGCCGCCTCGCGGGCGACGAGGACCACGACGTGCTCACGTTCGAGCGCCTCGTTCCGGAGCTCGACATGACCCTGCTGCCGGCGCCGGTGCTGGCGGTGCAGGCAACACGTCTCGCGGGCGGCGGGGTCGCCCTCGGTGTCAGCGTGCACCACGGCGTCGCCGACGGCCGCGCCCTGTGGAGGTTCGTCGAGGCGTGGGCCGCGGCGTGCCGTGGGGACACGCCGCCCGCGCCGCCGGTGTTCGACCGCTCCCGTGTCAGAATGCCCGGCGGGGAGGAGCTGGCCCGGAGCATCCTGCGGAAGTACGCGCCAGATTTGCCACGG GCTAGCATGCCCGCGATTATGCAAGAAGACCGCCTGCGGTTCACCCGCCGGACGTTCACCCTGGACGCCCAGCacatggagcagctgaagcagcgCATCGTACGCCTCGGCGAAGCCCACAGCGCGCAGCTGAGCCGCTCCCCGTCCAGCTTCGTGGCCGTCGTCGCGCTCGCCTGGACGTGCTTCGTCCGCGGCAGGGGTTTCGCGGCGGACGAGGACGTGTTCCTCTTCTTCTTCGCCGACGCccgcgaccggctcgaccctcccGCCGGAGCGGACTACTTCGGCGCGTGCCTGAGCGGATGCCTCGCGAGGCTGCCCGCGCGGGAGCTCCACGGCGAGGGCGCGCTGGCGGCCGCGGCGTCGGCGGTGCAGCGCGCGGTGCAGGAGATGGTGGAGGACCCGCTCGGTTGCTGGCCCGGGTGGGAGTTCTTCAGGATGGCCGGCGACCCGACGGTTCGGCCTGAACGGTTGATGAACGTGTCGGGGTCGCCGGGCTTCAGGGCGTACGAGGTCGCCGACTTCGGGTGGGGGAGGCCGAGGCGGACGGAGCCCATCAGGATGAACCACGACGGGCAGCTGGCACTGGTGCGCGGCAGGGACGGCGACGGGGTGCAGGCGTCGGTGTCCATGCTCCGGCGGAAGCACGTGGACGCTTTCAAATCAGAGTTCCTCAAGCTACTCGGTTGA